A stretch of the Streptomyces sp. NBC_00654 genome encodes the following:
- a CDS encoding amidohydrolase gives MTDSTAPQSAPEHRTVLLRGGDVHSPADPFATAMVIERGHVAWVGSEGAADAFASGVDDVVDLEGALVTPAFTDAHVHTTATGLALTGLDLSGARTLADALDLVRAFANSHPAERVLLGHGWDAARWPERRHPSRAELDAAAGGRALYLPRIDVHSAVVTTALLDLVPGVAAMTGYHPDAPLTGAAHHAVRSAAHGALSRRQRADAQRAALRHAASLGIGTVHECAGPDISDEEDLTGLLALAAERPGPRVFGLWAEQVTDEKSARRVRELGAIGAAGDLFVDGSLGSHTACLHEPYADAPHTGTAHLDAARIAAHVTACTEAGLQAGFHAIGDAAVSAVVEGVRAAAETLGLARIRAARHRVEHAEMLTPETVAAFAELGLTASVQPAFDAAWGGAEGMYAQRLGAERAGTLNPYAALLRAGVPLAFGSDSPVTPLDPWGTVRAAAFHRTPEHRISVRAGFTAHTRGGWRAIGRDDAGLLVPGAPADYAIWRTDDLLVQAPDDRVARWSTDPRSGTPGLPDLTPGAELPVCLRTVVFGQTVYVRPNE, from the coding sequence ATGACCGACAGCACCGCCCCCCAGAGCGCCCCCGAACACCGCACCGTGCTGCTGCGCGGTGGAGACGTCCACAGCCCCGCCGATCCGTTCGCCACCGCGATGGTCATCGAGCGCGGGCATGTCGCCTGGGTGGGATCCGAAGGAGCCGCCGACGCCTTCGCGAGCGGCGTCGACGACGTGGTCGACCTCGAAGGGGCCCTGGTCACACCGGCCTTCACGGACGCCCATGTGCACACCACGGCCACCGGGCTGGCCCTGACCGGGCTGGACCTCTCCGGTGCCCGCACGCTCGCCGACGCCCTCGATCTCGTACGCGCGTTCGCGAACAGTCACCCCGCCGAACGGGTCCTGCTCGGACACGGCTGGGACGCCGCGCGCTGGCCCGAGCGGCGCCACCCCTCGCGGGCCGAACTGGACGCCGCCGCCGGTGGGCGGGCCCTCTATCTGCCCCGGATCGATGTGCACTCCGCGGTTGTCACGACGGCGCTGCTGGACCTCGTCCCGGGTGTCGCGGCGATGACCGGCTACCACCCCGACGCCCCGCTGACCGGCGCCGCCCACCACGCCGTACGGTCCGCCGCGCACGGCGCCCTCTCGCGGCGCCAGCGCGCGGACGCCCAGCGGGCCGCACTGCGCCACGCCGCCTCGCTCGGCATCGGCACCGTCCATGAGTGCGCCGGGCCCGACATCTCCGACGAGGAGGACCTCACCGGACTGCTGGCGCTCGCCGCCGAGCGGCCCGGACCGCGGGTCTTCGGACTCTGGGCGGAGCAGGTCACCGACGAGAAGAGCGCACGCCGCGTCCGTGAGCTCGGCGCGATCGGCGCGGCCGGGGACCTCTTCGTCGACGGTTCCCTCGGCTCGCACACCGCCTGCCTGCACGAGCCCTACGCGGACGCCCCGCACACGGGTACCGCCCACCTGGACGCCGCGCGGATCGCCGCGCACGTGACCGCCTGCACCGAGGCAGGGCTCCAGGCCGGCTTCCACGCCATCGGCGACGCGGCGGTCTCCGCCGTCGTCGAAGGGGTCCGGGCCGCCGCCGAGACCCTCGGGCTCGCCCGGATCCGGGCCGCCCGCCACCGTGTCGAGCACGCCGAGATGCTGACCCCCGAAACCGTCGCCGCCTTCGCCGAACTGGGCCTCACCGCCTCCGTCCAGCCCGCCTTCGACGCGGCCTGGGGAGGCGCGGAGGGCATGTACGCCCAGCGTCTGGGCGCCGAGCGGGCCGGGACGCTCAACCCCTACGCGGCCCTGCTGCGCGCCGGGGTGCCGCTCGCCTTCGGCTCGGACAGCCCGGTCACCCCGCTGGATCCCTGGGGGACGGTGCGGGCCGCCGCCTTCCACCGCACGCCGGAGCACCGGATCTCCGTGCGCGCCGGCTTCACGGCCCACACCCGTGGGGGCTGGCGGGCCATCGGCCGCGACGACGCCGGGCTCCTGGTGCCCGGGGCCCCGGCCGACTACGCGATCTGGCGTACCGATGACCTGCTGGTCCAGGCCCCCGACGACCGGGTCGCCCGCTGGTCCACCGACCCCCGGTCCGGCACGCCCGGCCTGCCCGATCTCACGCCCGGGGCCGAACTCCCGGTCTGTCTGCGCACCGTGGTGTTCGGACAAACTGTCTACGTACGGCCGAACGAGTGA
- a CDS encoding glycerophosphodiester phosphodiesterase family protein has protein sequence MNSGRHPYLDHPTTIPFAHRGGTANGVENTAAAFRRAAAAGYRYFETDVHTTADGRLVAFHDATLDRVTDARGRISQLPWSEVSRARVAGSEPLPLFEELLEEFPEARWNVDLKAESALAPLLALIRRTGAWDRVCVGSFSEARVARAHRLAGPRLATSYGVRGVLGLRLRAYGIPAALRAGAVCAQVPESQNGIRVVDRSFVRAAHARGLQVHVWTVNEPERMAALLDLGVDGIMTDHIETLRTVLNERGAWS, from the coding sequence GTGAACTCAGGACGCCACCCCTATCTGGACCACCCCACGACGATCCCGTTCGCCCACCGCGGCGGGACGGCGAACGGGGTGGAGAACACCGCGGCCGCCTTTCGCAGGGCGGCCGCCGCGGGTTACCGCTACTTCGAGACCGATGTGCACACCACGGCCGACGGGCGGCTCGTCGCCTTCCACGACGCCACGCTGGACCGGGTGACGGACGCGCGGGGCCGGATATCGCAGCTGCCGTGGAGCGAGGTGAGCAGGGCCAGGGTGGCGGGCAGCGAACCGCTGCCGCTCTTCGAGGAACTGCTGGAGGAGTTTCCCGAGGCCCGCTGGAACGTCGATCTGAAGGCGGAGTCCGCGCTCGCGCCGCTCCTCGCCCTGATCCGCCGGACCGGCGCCTGGGACCGGGTGTGCGTCGGCTCGTTCTCGGAGGCGCGGGTGGCCAGGGCGCACCGCCTGGCGGGTCCGCGCCTGGCCACGTCGTACGGCGTGCGCGGGGTCCTCGGCCTGCGGCTTCGCGCGTACGGCATTCCGGCGGCGCTGCGCGCGGGCGCCGTGTGCGCGCAGGTCCCGGAGAGCCAGAACGGCATCCGGGTCGTCGACCGGAGCTTCGTCCGCGCCGCGCACGCGCGCGGTCTCCAGGTCCACGTCTGGACGGTGAACGAACCCGAACGGATGGCGGCGCTCCTGGACCTCGGAGTGGATGGCATCATGACCGATCACATCGAGACGCTGCGAACGGTGCTGAACGAGCGGGGGGCCTGGTCCTGA
- a CDS encoding YitT family protein → MFRTTTPSGTHLTRRLVQLYVGLALYGASAALLVRAGLGLEPWGVLHQGLAELTGISIGVVSIIVGAVVLLLWIPLRQRPGLGTVSNVFVVGLAMDGTLALLPETHGLAARIPLMLAGIVFNGVATGLYIAARFGPGPRDGLMTGLNRVTGQSIRLVRTAIEVAVVVTGFLLGGSLGVGTVVYALAIGPLAQIFLRVFAVPAPAEGPGDVAATTPEQSILPQ, encoded by the coding sequence TTGTTCAGGACCACCACCCCGAGCGGAACCCACCTCACGCGGCGGCTGGTCCAGCTGTACGTCGGTCTGGCGTTGTACGGCGCGAGTGCGGCTCTCCTGGTACGTGCCGGGCTGGGCCTGGAGCCGTGGGGCGTACTGCACCAGGGCCTCGCCGAACTGACCGGCATATCCATCGGCGTCGTCTCGATCATCGTCGGCGCGGTCGTCCTGCTGCTCTGGATCCCGCTCCGGCAGCGCCCCGGGCTCGGCACCGTGTCGAACGTCTTCGTGGTCGGCCTGGCCATGGACGGCACCCTCGCCCTGCTGCCCGAGACGCACGGGCTCGCGGCGCGGATCCCGCTGATGCTCGCGGGCATCGTGTTCAACGGGGTGGCGACGGGGCTGTACATCGCGGCCCGGTTCGGCCCCGGCCCGCGCGACGGGCTGATGACCGGCCTGAACCGGGTCACCGGGCAATCCATCCGGCTGGTCCGCACGGCGATAGAGGTGGCCGTCGTGGTGACCGGCTTCCTGCTCGGCGGCTCGCTCGGCGTCGGCACGGTCGTCTACGCGCTGGCGATCGGCCCCCTCGCCCAGATCTTCCTGCGGGTGTTCGCCGTCCCCGCGCCGGCCGAGGGCCCCGGGGACGTTGCCGCCACGACACCGGAGCAGTCCATACTGCCGCAGTGA
- a CDS encoding RNA polymerase-binding protein RbpA encodes MSERALRGTRLVVTSYETDRGIDLAPRQAVEYACQNGHRFEMPFSVEAEIPPEWECKACGAQALLVDGDGPEEKKGKPARTHWDMLMERRTREELEEVLAERLAVLRSGAMNIAVHPRDSRKSA; translated from the coding sequence ATGAGTGAGCGAGCTCTCCGCGGCACGCGACTCGTGGTTACCAGCTACGAGACGGACCGCGGCATCGATCTGGCCCCGCGCCAGGCGGTGGAGTACGCATGCCAGAACGGACATCGATTTGAGATGCCGTTCTCGGTAGAGGCGGAAATTCCGCCGGAGTGGGAGTGCAAGGCGTGCGGCGCCCAGGCACTCCTGGTGGACGGGGATGGCCCCGAGGAGAAGAAGGGCAAGCCTGCGCGCACGCACTGGGACATGCTCATGGAGCGGCGCACCCGCGAGGAGCTGGAGGAGGTGCTGGCCGAGAGGCTGGCGGTTCTGCGCTCCGGAGCCATGAACATCGCCGTGCATCCGCGGGACAGCAGGAAATCTGCCTGA
- a CDS encoding glycoside hydrolase family 18 protein, giving the protein MFRLHRPRARFRALAAAACTAALGATLLGVAGTSSAGAAPAPQQQAAPAAEAAPTAAGGKVVGYFTNWGVYDRNYHVKNIETSGSADKLTHINYAFGNVTGGRCAIGDSYADYEKAYTADQSVDGVADTWDQELRGNFNQLRKLKKLHPDLKILWSFGGWTWSGGFGDAAKNPAAFAESCYNLVEDPRWADVFDGIDIDWEYPNACGLTCDTSGRDAYGNLLSALRAKFGTGNLVTSAITADGSDGGKIDAVDYAGAAKYLDWYNPMTYDFFGAWEAKGPTAPHSPLTSYTGIPQEGFNTDAAISKLKGLGIPSEKLLLGIGFYGRGWTGVTQSEPGGTATGAAAGKYEAGIEDYKVLKSSCPATGTVAGTAYAHCGTNWWSYDTPATIASKMDYKNQQGLGGTFFWELSGDTTDGELIKAIS; this is encoded by the coding sequence ATGTTCAGACTGCACCGTCCCCGCGCCCGCTTCCGGGCGCTCGCCGCAGCCGCCTGTACGGCCGCTCTCGGCGCCACACTTCTCGGCGTCGCGGGTACGTCATCGGCCGGCGCGGCCCCCGCCCCCCAGCAGCAGGCGGCCCCGGCCGCCGAGGCCGCCCCCACGGCAGCCGGCGGCAAGGTGGTCGGCTACTTCACCAACTGGGGTGTCTACGACCGGAATTACCACGTCAAGAACATCGAGACGTCCGGTTCCGCGGACAAGCTCACGCACATCAACTACGCCTTCGGCAATGTCACCGGCGGCAGGTGCGCGATCGGCGACTCCTACGCCGACTACGAGAAGGCCTACACCGCGGACCAGTCCGTCGACGGTGTCGCCGACACCTGGGACCAGGAGCTGCGCGGCAACTTCAACCAGCTGCGCAAGCTGAAGAAGCTCCACCCCGACCTCAAGATCCTCTGGTCGTTCGGCGGCTGGACCTGGTCGGGCGGCTTCGGTGACGCGGCGAAGAACCCGGCCGCGTTCGCCGAGTCCTGCTACAACCTGGTCGAGGACCCCCGCTGGGCCGATGTCTTCGACGGCATCGACATCGACTGGGAGTATCCCAACGCCTGCGGCCTGACCTGCGACACCAGTGGCCGTGACGCCTACGGCAACCTGCTGTCCGCGCTGCGCGCCAAGTTCGGCACCGGCAACCTGGTCACCTCCGCGATCACCGCCGACGGCTCGGACGGCGGCAAGATCGACGCGGTGGACTACGCGGGAGCGGCGAAGTACCTCGACTGGTACAACCCGATGACGTACGACTTCTTCGGCGCCTGGGAAGCCAAGGGCCCGACGGCTCCGCACTCCCCGCTGACCTCCTACACCGGCATTCCGCAGGAGGGCTTCAACACCGACGCCGCGATCTCCAAGCTCAAGGGTCTCGGCATCCCGTCCGAGAAGCTGCTGCTCGGGATCGGCTTCTACGGCCGCGGCTGGACCGGGGTCACCCAGTCCGAGCCGGGCGGTACGGCCACGGGTGCGGCAGCGGGCAAGTACGAGGCGGGCATCGAGGACTACAAGGTCCTCAAGAGCAGCTGCCCGGCGACGGGCACCGTCGCCGGAACCGCGTACGCCCACTGCGGAACCAACTGGTGGAGCTACGACACCCCGGCGACCATCGCCTCGAAGATGGACTACAAGAACCAGCAGGGCCTGGGCGGCACCTTCTTCTGGGAACTGAGCGGTGACACCACCGACGGTGAGCTGATCAAGGCGATCAGCTGA
- a CDS encoding polyprenol monophosphomannose synthase translates to MNDGGQRQYGPLGKVLVIIPTYNEVENIKPIVDRVRAAVPEADILVADDNSPDGTGKAADEIAAGDDKVHVLHRKGKEGLGAAYLAGFGWGSEHGYGVLVEMDADGSHQPEELPRLLTALKGADLVLGSRWVPGGRVVNWPKSREMISRGGSLYSRLALGLSVRDVTGGYRAFRTETLKGLGLGEVASQGYCFQVDLARRAVEAGYHVVEVPITFVDREVGDSKMSRDILVEALWRVTGWGITTRTNKVLGRKSS, encoded by the coding sequence GTGAACGACGGCGGTCAGAGGCAGTACGGCCCGCTCGGCAAGGTTTTGGTGATCATCCCGACCTACAACGAGGTCGAGAACATCAAACCGATCGTCGACCGCGTGCGCGCCGCCGTGCCGGAGGCCGACATCCTGGTCGCCGACGACAACAGCCCCGACGGCACCGGAAAGGCCGCCGACGAGATCGCGGCCGGGGACGACAAGGTCCACGTCCTGCACCGCAAGGGCAAGGAAGGGCTCGGCGCGGCCTACCTGGCGGGCTTCGGCTGGGGCTCCGAGCACGGATACGGCGTGCTGGTCGAGATGGACGCCGACGGCTCCCACCAGCCCGAGGAGCTGCCCCGGCTGCTCACCGCGCTCAAGGGGGCGGACCTGGTCCTCGGCTCCCGCTGGGTTCCGGGCGGCCGCGTGGTGAACTGGCCCAAGAGCCGCGAAATGATCTCCCGCGGCGGCAGCCTCTACTCCCGACTCGCCCTCGGACTCTCGGTCCGGGACGTCACCGGCGGCTACCGGGCCTTCCGCACCGAGACCCTCAAGGGCCTCGGGCTCGGCGAGGTCGCCTCGCAGGGCTACTGCTTCCAGGTGGACCTCGCCCGCCGCGCCGTCGAAGCCGGCTATCACGTCGTCGAGGTGCCGATCACCTTCGTGGACCGCGAGGTGGGCGACTCGAAGATGAGCCGTGACATTCTCGTCGAGGCGCTCTGGCGGGTCACCGGCTGGGGCATCACCACCCGGACGAACAAGGTCCTGGGCCGCAAGTCCTCCTGA
- the fxsA gene encoding FxsA family membrane protein: MTTGTPPPTRPKRSRARTFLPLGIAAWLVLEIWLLTVVADAAGGLTVLLLLVAGAFLGAVVIKRAGRRAFRNLTETLQQMPGQPGAPAAAPAAPPGTKGNGFLMLGGLLLMIPGMISDVAGLLLLVPPVRTMLGRYAERSLERRMRAASPGSLSDAFQQARMHRPDGKVVQGEVIREDGTQAPSGPDGDVSRGPRPPLTP, translated from the coding sequence ATGACGACCGGCACACCGCCCCCGACCCGTCCGAAGCGTTCGCGCGCCCGTACCTTCCTGCCGCTCGGCATCGCCGCCTGGCTGGTGCTGGAGATCTGGCTGCTGACCGTGGTGGCCGACGCGGCGGGCGGGCTCACCGTCCTGCTGCTCCTGGTCGCCGGTGCCTTCCTCGGGGCCGTGGTCATCAAGCGGGCCGGCCGCCGGGCCTTCCGCAATCTCACCGAGACTCTCCAGCAGATGCCGGGGCAGCCGGGCGCCCCGGCCGCCGCGCCCGCGGCTCCTCCGGGCACCAAGGGCAACGGCTTCCTGATGCTGGGCGGCCTGCTCCTGATGATCCCCGGCATGATCTCGGACGTGGCCGGGCTGCTCCTCCTGGTGCCGCCGGTCCGCACGATGCTCGGCCGGTACGCGGAGCGGTCCCTGGAACGCCGGATGCGGGCCGCCTCGCCCGGCAGCCTCTCGGACGCCTTCCAGCAGGCCCGTATGCACCGGCCGGACGGAAAGGTCGTTCAGGGAGAGGTCATCCGGGAGGACGGCACTCAGGCGCCCTCGGGGCCCGACGGCGACGTCTCCCGGGGCCCGCGCCCGCCCCTGACGCCGTAG
- a CDS encoding Lrp/AsnC family transcriptional regulator, translating to MEELDRQIVELLVKDGRMSYTDLGKATGLSTSAVHQRVRRLEQRGVIRGYAAVVDPEAVGLPLTAFISVKPFDPSAPDDIAERLAGVPELEACHSVAGDENYILKVRVATPLELEHLLTRIRSLAGVSTRTTVVLSTPYEARPPRV from the coding sequence ATGGAGGAGCTGGACCGTCAGATTGTGGAGTTGCTCGTCAAGGACGGGCGGATGAGCTACACCGACCTGGGCAAGGCCACGGGCCTGTCCACCTCGGCCGTTCATCAGCGCGTCCGCCGGCTGGAGCAGCGCGGGGTGATCCGCGGTTACGCCGCGGTCGTCGACCCCGAAGCCGTCGGACTGCCCCTCACCGCGTTCATCTCGGTGAAACCGTTCGACCCGAGCGCACCGGACGACATCGCGGAGCGGCTCGCCGGGGTGCCCGAGCTGGAGGCCTGCCACAGCGTGGCCGGGGACGAGAACTACATCCTCAAGGTGCGGGTGGCCACGCCGCTGGAGCTGGAGCACCTGCTCACCCGGATCCGTTCGCTGGCCGGGGTGTCCACCCGGACGACCGTCGTCCTCTCCACCCCGTACGAGGCGCGCCCGCCGCGCGTCTGA
- a CDS encoding acyl-CoA dehydrogenase family protein, whose amino-acid sequence MTDRAPQLVERHLPTEESRQLVALVRDIVSKEIAPRTAEEEEAGTFPREVFTLLSGSGLLGLPYDSAYGGGDQPYEVYLQVLEELAAARLTVGLGVSVHSLACHALAGYGTEEQRTAHLPAMLSGGLLGAYCLSEPSSGSDAASLRTKAVRDGDDWVITGTKAWITHGGIADFYTVLARTGVEGPRGITAFLVPGDAEGLNAAVPEKKMGMKGSPTAQLNFDGVRIGDDRRIGEEGQGFAIALSALDSGRLGIAACAIGVAQAALDEAVGYATGRRQFGRPIADFQGLRFMLADMATQIEAGRALYLEAARRRDAGESFSRQAAMAKLFCTDTAMRVTVDAVQVLGGYGYTLDFPVERLMREAKVLQIVEGTNQIQRMVIARHLAGPETR is encoded by the coding sequence ATGACCGACCGTGCCCCGCAGCTGGTGGAACGCCACCTGCCCACCGAGGAGTCCCGGCAGCTCGTCGCGCTCGTCCGCGACATCGTGTCGAAGGAGATCGCTCCCCGGACCGCCGAGGAGGAGGAAGCGGGCACGTTCCCGCGCGAGGTATTCACCCTCCTCTCCGGATCCGGCCTGCTCGGACTGCCCTACGACTCCGCGTACGGTGGCGGCGACCAGCCCTACGAGGTCTATCTCCAGGTGCTGGAGGAACTGGCCGCTGCCCGGCTCACCGTGGGCCTCGGTGTCAGCGTCCACTCGCTGGCCTGCCACGCGCTCGCCGGATACGGCACGGAGGAGCAGCGGACCGCGCACCTTCCGGCGATGCTCTCGGGCGGCCTGCTGGGCGCCTACTGCCTCTCCGAGCCCTCCTCGGGATCCGACGCCGCCTCGCTGCGTACGAAGGCGGTACGGGACGGTGACGACTGGGTCATCACCGGCACCAAGGCCTGGATCACCCACGGCGGAATCGCCGACTTCTACACGGTGCTGGCCCGCACCGGCGTCGAGGGGCCGCGCGGCATCACCGCCTTCCTCGTCCCGGGCGACGCCGAGGGCCTGAACGCGGCCGTCCCGGAGAAGAAGATGGGCATGAAGGGCTCGCCCACCGCCCAGCTCAACTTCGACGGCGTACGCATCGGTGACGACCGCCGCATCGGCGAGGAGGGGCAGGGCTTCGCCATCGCGCTGTCCGCGCTCGACTCCGGGCGTCTGGGCATCGCGGCCTGCGCCATCGGTGTCGCCCAGGCGGCGCTGGACGAGGCCGTCGGATACGCCACCGGGCGGCGTCAGTTCGGCCGCCCCATCGCGGACTTCCAGGGGCTGCGTTTCATGCTCGCCGACATGGCGACCCAGATCGAGGCGGGGCGCGCCCTGTATCTGGAGGCGGCGCGGCGGCGCGACGCGGGGGAGTCGTTCTCGCGGCAGGCGGCCATGGCCAAACTGTTCTGTACGGACACGGCCATGCGGGTGACCGTGGATGCCGTCCAGGTGCTCGGCGGCTACGGCTACACCCTGGACTTCCCCGTCGAGCGGCTGATGCGCGAGGCCAAGGTGCTCCAGATCGTCGAAGGCACCAACCAGATCCAGCGCATGGTCATCGCCCGCCACCTCGCGGGTCCCGAGACGCGCTGA
- a CDS encoding MFS transporter has translation MSTGTTGKADPAELPPPDAGAAAARLREQRGWYFYDFACSVYSTSVLTVFLGPYLTSIAKAAADPDGFVHPLGIPVRAGSLFAYAVSASVVVAVVLMPIVGAAADRTGRKKPLLAVAAYVGAAATTGMFFLEGHRYLLGAFLLIVANAAISVSMVLYNSYLPQIAEPEERDAVSSRGWAFGYTSGALVLVLNLVLYTGHESFGLAESDAVRICLASAGVWWGAFTLIPLRRLRDRRVTPDGEGAVGSGWRQLMATLRDMRRHPLTLSFLLAYLIYNDGVQTVISQASVYGSEELDLDQTTLITAVLLVQVLAVAGALGMGRLARVHGAKRTILASLVVWTLILAAAYFLPAGAPAFFYALAAAIGLVLGGSQALSRSLFSHLVPRGKEAEYFSAYEMSDRGLSWLGPLVFGVAYQLTGSYREAIISLVVFFVLGSVLLARVPVRRAVAAAGNPVPERI, from the coding sequence TTGAGCACCGGAACCACAGGGAAGGCCGATCCGGCGGAGCTGCCGCCGCCGGACGCCGGGGCGGCGGCCGCCCGGCTGCGTGAGCAACGCGGCTGGTACTTCTACGACTTCGCGTGCTCCGTGTACTCCACGAGCGTGCTCACGGTCTTCCTCGGCCCGTATCTCACGTCGATAGCCAAGGCCGCGGCGGACCCGGACGGCTTCGTCCATCCGCTGGGCATACCCGTGCGCGCCGGGTCGCTGTTCGCGTACGCCGTCTCGGCGTCCGTCGTGGTGGCCGTGGTGCTGATGCCGATCGTGGGCGCCGCCGCGGACCGTACGGGCCGCAAGAAACCGCTGCTGGCGGTCGCCGCCTATGTCGGCGCCGCGGCGACGACCGGGATGTTCTTTCTGGAGGGCCACCGCTATCTGCTGGGCGCCTTCCTGCTGATCGTGGCGAACGCGGCGATCTCGGTGTCGATGGTGCTCTACAACTCCTATCTGCCGCAGATCGCCGAGCCGGAGGAGCGCGACGCGGTCTCCTCGCGCGGCTGGGCGTTCGGCTACACCTCGGGCGCACTGGTCCTGGTGCTGAATCTGGTCCTCTACACGGGCCACGAATCCTTCGGGCTCGCGGAGTCCGACGCGGTACGCATCTGTCTCGCCTCGGCGGGTGTGTGGTGGGGCGCCTTCACGCTCATCCCCCTGCGCCGGCTGCGCGACCGACGGGTGACGCCGGACGGCGAGGGGGCCGTCGGCTCCGGCTGGCGTCAGCTCATGGCCACCCTGCGCGACATGCGCCGCCATCCGCTCACCCTGTCCTTCCTGCTCGCGTACCTCATCTACAACGACGGGGTGCAGACAGTGATCTCGCAGGCCTCGGTGTACGGCTCCGAGGAACTGGACCTGGACCAGACGACCCTGATCACGGCGGTGCTGCTGGTGCAGGTGCTCGCGGTGGCGGGGGCGCTGGGGATGGGGCGGCTCGCCCGGGTCCACGGTGCGAAGCGCACGATTCTGGCGTCGCTGGTCGTCTGGACGCTGATCCTGGCAGCCGCGTACTTCCTGCCCGCCGGCGCGCCGGCGTTCTTCTACGCCCTCGCGGCGGCGATCGGCCTGGTCCTGGGCGGGAGCCAGGCGCTGTCCCGTTCGCTGTTCTCGCATCTGGTGCCGCGCGGGAAGGAGGCCGAGTACTTCTCGGCGTACGAGATGAGCGACCGCGGTCTGAGCTGGCTGGGGCCACTGGTCTTCGGCGTGGCGTACCAGCTGACCGGCAGTTATCGGGAGGCGATCATCTCGTTGGTCGTGTTCTTCGTGCTCGGTTCCGTGCTGCTCGCGAGGGTCCCGGTACGGCGGGCCGTGGCGGCCGCAGGCAATCCTGTTCCGGAGAGGATTTAG